A genomic window from Salvelinus namaycush isolate Seneca chromosome 5, SaNama_1.0, whole genome shotgun sequence includes:
- the ahr1a gene encoding aryl hydrocarbon receptor 1a isoform X4, with protein MEDRAELQRQLHWALNPPLTADTGQLVSDSASPQAVTVYKPEALPPENSTFLERNFVCRLRCLLDNSTGFLALNIQGRLKFLHGQSERTKEGKAIPPQLALFALASPLQPPTILEIRTKNLIFKTKHKLDFTPIACDAKGKMVLGYTEAELCNHGSGYQFIHAADMLHCAENHMRMIKTGESGMTVFRLLTKLTGWVWVQANARLVYKNGRPEYIIASQRVLTDEEGEDNLRKRSLQLPFSYTTGEALLYNTSFPKTLVTGDSLAGDTTGPAGNTTNNNQDGTLDPDSLLGSLLKQDKSVYCCSPQTQNQLPLQLLLKQDKSIYLCCSPHTQNQLPLQLLLKQDKSVYCCSPQTQNQLPLQLLLKQDKSIYLCCSPHTQNELQLQEEVAGLPQEVVAGLPQEEVAGLPQEEVAGLPQEEVAGLPQEVVAGLPQEECGGIFSSSWQEGSILSLSERVLFKQEPLGVGDGGGIGGFSLEDRDGDLWSFMMNLGISREDLELFQQDEMFLDVDLDAGRDGLLPDLTDEILSYVQESLRKRSDWGQTVFSCRGAKLGDQDYSCPTTLLHQPSLEQPLTPQPHSTTVPQWQSQIQPPQLPVVHPLSVHHYQSPPHYPQQPIPQHCLHTQPHPQTVLQATQQQQQSHLNGQVLPNQQQQQLCNRLKHMQVTGTGSITQRQKDITKQQQQIPPFNVEQPGGLQTHHGHPQHGNLCLGEASLALGFPYRNQLNTLSVSRSSVLSSYVPTTGLQSQWVDGELTPQNLEELLGSLESSGPRGTEDGRGAPHWSMVEALAVSQQQRHLPDGLTQSQATSQGWALHAYPLAMGLSQVNRAEWPFTTQFQNGSLKEAGPAPGPVPNPESSRGADHGHAAAGQPKHQPPPPSAESRPYPDLPLSGFM; from the exons ATGGAGGATCGAGCAGAGTTACAGAGACAGCTCCACTGGGCCCTCAACCCCCCTCTCACCGCTGACACTGGACAGCTGGTCTCAG ATTCAGCCTCGCCACAGGCTGTCACAGTCTACAAGCCAGAGGCACTTCCACCAGAGAATTCCACCTTCCTGGAACGCAACTTTGTCTGCAGGTTAAGATGTCTCCTGGACAACTCCACTGGCTTCCTA GCCCTGAACATCCAGGGGCGTCTAAAGTTCCTCCATGGCCAGAGCGAGAGGACCAAGGAGGGCAAGGCCATCCCGCCTCAGCTGGCACTGTTCGCCCTGGCCTCGCCCTTGCAGCCCCCCACCATCCTGGAGATCCGCACCAAGAACTTAATCTTCAAGACCAAGCACAAGCTGGACTTCACCCCCATTGCCTGCGACGCCAA AGGGAAGATGGTGCTGGGTTACACTGAGGCTGAGCTGTGCAACCATGGCTCAGGATACCAGTTCATTCATGCTGCTGACATGCTGCACTGTGCTGAGAACCACATGAGGA TGATAAAGACCGGAGAGAGTGGGATGACAGTATTCAGGCTGCTGACCAAGCTGACAGGCTGGGTGTGGGTGCAGGCTAACGCCAGACTGGTCTATAAGAACGGACGGCCTGAGTATATCATCGCATCCCAAAGAGTCCTCAC TGATGAAGAGGGAGAGGACAACCTAAGGAAGCGGAGCCTCCAGCTGCCTTTCAGTTACACCACTGGGGAGGCTCTTCTCTACAACACCAGCTTCCCCAAGACTCTGGTAACAGGGGACTCCTTAGCAGGCGACACCACCGGCCCTGCAGGAaataccaccaacaacaaccaggATGGAACCCTGGACCCTGACTCACTGCTGGGCTCTCTGTTGAAACAGGACAAGTCTGTCTACTGCTGCTCCCCTCAGACTCAGAACCAGCTCCCGCTCCAACTCCTGCTGAAACAGGACAAGTCCATCTACTTGTGCTGCTCCCCTCACACTCAGAACCAGCTCCCGCTCCAACTCCTGTTGAAACAGGACAAGTCTGTCTACTGCTGCTCCCCTCAGACTCAGAACCAGCTCCCGCTCCAACTCCTGCTGAAACAGGACAAGTCCATCTACTTGTGCTGCTCCCCTCACACTCAGAACGAGCTCCAACTCCAGGAGGAGGTGGCAGGGCTTCCGCAGGAGGTGGTGGCAGGGCTTCCGCAGGAGGAGGTGGCAGGGCTTCCGCAGGAGGAGGTGGCAGGGCTTCCGCAGGAGGAGGTGGCAGGGCTTCCGCAGGAGGTGGTGGCAGGGCTTCCGCAGGAGGAGTGTGGGGGCATCTTCTCCAGCAGCTGGCAGGAGGGCAGCATCCTCTCTCTGTCAGAGAGAGTCCTCTTCAAGCAGGAGCCCTTAGGGGTGGGGGATGGCGGGGGGATCGGCGGCTTCTCATTGGAGGACAG AGACGGGGATTTGTGGAGCTTCATGATGAACCTGGGCATTAGTAGGGAGGACCTGGAGCTGTTCCAGCAGGATGAGATGTTCCTCGATGTGGATCTGGACGCTGGCAGAGACGGCCTCCTTCCTGACCTGACAGACGAGATTCTCTCCTACGTACAGGAGTCTCTGAGGAAGAGGTCGGACTGGGGTCAGACTGTATTCTCTTGCAGGGGGGCTAAGTTAGGGGATCAGGACTATAGCTGCCCTACCACGCTGTTACACCAACCATCTCTGGAACAACCACTAACCCCACAACCACATTCTACTACAGTGCCTCAGTGGCAGTCACAGATACAGCCACCACAGCTGCCTGTAGTCCATCCCCTATCAGTTCACCACTATCAGTCTCCGCCCCACTACCCACAGCAGCCAATACCGCAGCATTGTTTACACACACAGCCCCACCCACAGACAGTATTGCAGGcaacacagcagcagcaacagagcCATCTAAATGGACAGGTATTGCCAaaccaacagcagcagcaactGTGTAACAGACTGAAGCACATGCAGGTGACTGGGACGGGTTCAATAACACAACGACAGAAAGACAtcaccaagcagcagcagcagattcCTCCGTTTAACGTGGAGCAACCAGGGGGGCTCCAGACTCACCACGGCCACCCCCAGCATGGGAACCTCTGCCTGGGGGAAGCTTCCCTGGCCCTGGGCTTCCCCTACAGGAACCAGCTGAACACTTTGTCTGTTAGCCGCTCATCAGTGCTCTCCTCCTATGTACCCACCACGGGCCTCCAGAGCCAGTGGGTGGACGGAGAGCTCACGCCCCAGAATTTGGAGGAGTTGCTGGGCAGCCTGGAGTCCAGTGGTCCCCGGGGGACAGAGGATGGTAGGGGAGCGCCCCACTGGAGTATGGTGGAGGCCCTAGCTGTGTCCCAGCAGCAGAGGCACCTCCCTGACGGCCTGACTCAGTCTCAGGCCACCAGCCAGGGCTGGGCTCTGCATGCCTATCCCCTGGCTATGGGGCTCAGTCAGGTCAACAGAGCAGAGTGGCCATTCACCACACAG TTCCAGAACGGGAGCCTGAAGGAGGCTGGTCCAGCACCTGGCCCTGTACCCAACCCTGAGTCCTCCAGGGGGGCAGACCATGGACATGCAGCAGCAGGGCAGCCAAAGCACcagcctcctcctccctctgctgAGAGCAGGCCCTACCCTGACCTCCCTCTGAGTGGATTCATGTGA